One segment of Sesamum indicum cultivar Zhongzhi No. 13 linkage group LG4, S_indicum_v1.0, whole genome shotgun sequence DNA contains the following:
- the LOC110011888 gene encoding uncharacterized protein LOC110011888, with protein sequence MLCISQVYAVSDWHIRYAVTKAFLDTKMIEGSSIQEQGVKMLSLVEKLKDLKPDLEKETYIDVILQSLPPSFDPFIMNYNMNGLDKHLHELINMLVQYEAMIEKSASSVLVG encoded by the coding sequence ATGCTCTGCATAAGCCAGGTTTATGCGGTTTCGGAttggcatattagatatgctgtgacaaaagcatttttggATACCAAGATGATTGAAGGGTCTTCTATACAAGAGCAaggggttaagatgctatcccttgtggagaagctcaaggaCTTGAAGCCtgatcttgaaaaagagacatacattgacgtgatccttCAGTCTCTTCCTCCCTCCTTTGATCCGTTTATCATGAACTATAATATGAATGGGCTTGACAAACaccttcatgagttgataaatatGTTAGTCCAGTATGAGGCAATGATTGAAAAGTCTGCATCTTCAGTATTGGTAGGGTAG